In Xyrauchen texanus isolate HMW12.3.18 chromosome 14, RBS_HiC_50CHRs, whole genome shotgun sequence, the following are encoded in one genomic region:
- the LOC127654780 gene encoding glutamic acid-rich protein-like isoform X8: protein MAVTNFIMFYITCVSFVQDFVFCEVFGENGKQMTLTPNIHGMPVEIMWKHNSNIIMDYDQRVVNEYGSFKGRVVLDFETGQLTITKLNIQDSGQYQSEILIAGQAQKSEHTLIVLDAMPEPTVTCEVDKTSDLKTLLCSVDSQTQPSYEWNGPNFSGRHGPKLSVAKQEENQDSVFTCTVKNKVSSKSTEFTLKDCHKGRAAAAVNAPVLTVILLLIVTLLILLALSFNKRRKEKLARRSDPEKMHCDYGERHNLLRELITEDIPGSSDATIPCHSRLTSPKESIAVKHWEQIQIHHDIPSENIVEIEGETHVKGKHFLQEQNRKCTVGTPRDSCQPVEKQNSGKIEMVNILHQSPESTVTERNKEDTENEVKERDKNENSQNELKAKESNCSKPDETDKEKNERNEPLKNPEEFSDIRMNQDLELDQSEQVQKQKKKEGRQIMEKNDEKREKSSEQQDESLGNKKNKATTNNEDVLTPGEKKEEENEERTEDLNHEEKKEEKEERTEELNHGETKEEEKEERTEGVNHGERKEENEERTEEVNHREKEERTEEVNHGEKEEEEEERTEEVKHGEKQERTEELNHGETKEEKEEKTEEVNHGEKKEEKEEVNHGEKKEEKGRTEEVNHGEKKEEKEEVNHGEKKEEKEERTEEVNHGEKKEEKEEVNHGEKKEEKGRTEEVNHGEKKEEKEGRTEEVNHGEKKEKEERTEEVNHGEKKEEEKEERTEEVNHGEKKEENKERTEEVNHGEKKEKEERTEEVNHGEKKEEEKEERTEEVKHGEKQEEEKEERTEEVNHGEKKEEEKEERTEEVNHEEKKEEKEERTEEIKHGEKQEEKEERTEEVNHGEKKEEEKEERTEEVNHGEKKEEEKEERTEEVNHGEKKEEEKEERTEEVNHGEKKEEKEEVNHGEKKEEEKEERTEEVNHGEKKEEEKEERTEEVNHGEKKEEKEEVNHGEKKEEKEERTEEVNHGEKKEEEKEERTEEVNHGEKKEEKEERTEEVNHGEKKEEKEERTEEVNHGEKKEEEKEERTEEVNHGEKKEEKEERTEEVNHGEKEERKEEVNHGEKKEEKEERTEEVNHGEKKEEKEEVNHGEKKEEKEERTEEVNHGEKKEEEKEERTEEVNHGEKKEEKEERTEEVNHGEKKEEEKEERTEEVNHGEKNGDSPDKLGPNYR, encoded by the exons ATGCTATGCCAGAGCCAACAGTGACATGTGAAGTGGACAAAACTTCAGATTTAAAAACTCTGCTATGTTCAGTGGACTCGCAGACTCAGCCAAGCTATGAATGGAATGGACCAAATTTTTCTGGTCGTCATGGGCCAAAACTTTCTGTTGCCAAACAGGAAGAGAACCAGGACTCAGTCTTTACTTGCACTGTGAAGAACAAAGTGAGCAGCAAAAGCACAGAATTCACTTTGAAAGACTGCCACAAAG GCAGAGCAGCAGCTGCGGTGAACGCTCCGGTTCTTACAGTCATACTTCTCCTCATTGTCACTCTACTCATATTGCTTGCTTTGTCCTTCAACAAGCGGAGAAAGGAAAAGT TAGCAAGGAGGTCTGACCcagagaaaatgcactgtgactatG GTGAACGCCATAACCTTTTGAGAGAACTCATAACGGAGGATATACCAg GTTCATCTGATGCCACAATACCTTGTCACTCCAGACTTACTTCACCAAAAGAGTCCATTGCTGTGAAACACTGGGAGCAGATACAGATTCATCATGACATCCCCTCAGAGAATATAGTTGAAATTGAGGGAGAAACGCATGTGAAGGGAAAACATTTTTTGCAGGAACAAAATCGAAAATGCACTGTTGGCACACCGAGGGACTCTTGTCAACCAGTGGAGAAACAAAACTCTGGAAAAATTGAGATGGTAAATATTCTGCATCAGAGTCCAGAATCTACTGTTACTGAAAGAAACAAAGAGGACACAGAAAATGAAGTAAAAGAACGAGACAAAAATGAAAACAGTCAAAATGAACTTAAAGCAAAAGAAAGCAATTGTAGCAAACCCGATGAAACTGACAAAGAAAAGAATGAGAGAAATGAACCCTTAAAAAACCCTGAAGAATTCAGTGATATCAGGATGAACCAGGATTTGGAACTAGATCAGAGCGAACAAGttcagaaacaaaagaagaaagaggGAAGACAGATAATGGAAAAGAATGATGAAAAGAGGGAAAAGTCATCTGAGCAGCAAGATGAGAGTCTGGGAAATAAGAAAAACAAAGCTACGACTAATAATGAGGATGTCCTCACACCAGGAGAGAAAAAGGAGGAGGAGAATGAAGAGAGAACAGAAGATTTAAATCATGAAGagaaaaaagaggagaaagaagagAGAACAGAAGAGTTAAACCATGGAGAGACaaaagaggaggagaaagaagagagaacagaaggggtaaaccatggagagagaaaagaggagaaCGAAGAGAGAACAGAAGAGGTAAACCATagagagaaagaagagagaacagaagaggtaaaccatggagagaaagaagaggaggaagaagagagaaCAGAAGAGGTAAAACATGGAGAGAAACAAGAGAGAACAGAAGAGTTAAACCATGGAGAGAcaaaagaggagaaagaagagaaaacagaagaggtaaaccatggagagaaaaaagaggagaaagaagaggtaaaccatggagagaaaaaagaggagaaagggagaacAGAAGAGGTAAaccatggagagaaaaaagaggagaaagaagaggtaaaccatggagagaaaaaagaggagaaagaagagagaacagaagaggtaaaccatggagagaaaaaagaggagaaagaagaggtaaaccatggagagaaaaaagaggagaaagggagaacAGAAGAGGTAAaccatggagagaaaaaagaggagaaagaaggTAGAACAGAAGAGGTAAaccatggagagaaaaaagagaaagaagagagaacagaagaggtaaaccatggagagaaaaaagaggaggagaaagaagagagaacagaagag gtaaaccatggagagaaaaaagaggagaacaaagagagaacagaagaggtaaaccatggagagaaaaaagagaaagaagagagaacagaagaggtaaaccatggagagaaaaaagaggaggagaaagaagagagaacagaagaggtaaaacatggagagaaacaagaggaggagaaagaagagagaacagaagaggtaaaccatggagagaaaaaagaggaggagaaagaagagagaacagaagag GTAAACCATGAAGagaaaaaagaggagaaagaagagagaacagaagagataaaacatggagagaaacaagaggagaaagaagagagaacagaagag GTAAaccatggagagaaaaaagaggaggagaaagaagagagaacagaagaggtaaaccatggagagaaaaaagaggaggagaaagaagagagaacagaagag gtaaaccatggagagaaaaaagaggaggagaaagaagagagaacagaagaggtaaaccatggagagaaaaaagaggagaaagaagaggtaaaccatggagagaaaaaagaggaggagaaagaagagagaacagaagaggtaaaccatggagagaaaaaagaggaggagaaagaagagagaacagaagaggtaaaccatggagagaaaaaagaggagaaagaagaggtaaaccatggagagaaaaaagaggagaaagaagagagaacagaagaggtaaaccatggagagaaaaaagaggaggagaaagaagagagaacagaagaggtaaaccatggagagaaaaaagaggagaaagaagagagaacagaagaggtaaaccatggagagaaaaaagaggagaaagaagagagaacagaagaggtaaaccatggagaaaaaaaagaggaggagaaagaagagagaacagaagaggtaaaccatggagagaaaaaagaggagaaagaagagAGAACAGAAGAG gtaaaccatggagagaaagaagagagaaaagaagaggtaaaccatggagagaaaaaagaggagaaagaagagagaacagaagaggtaaaccatggagagaaaaaagaggagaaagaagaggtaaaccatggagagaaaaaagaggagaaagaagagagaacagaagaggtaaaccatggagagaaaaaagaggaggagaaagaagagagaacagaagaggtaaaccatggagagaaaaaagaggagaaagaagagagaacagaagaggtaaaccatggagaaaaaaaagaggaggagaaagaagagAGAACAGAAGAGGTAAACCATGGAGAGAAAAATGGAG ATTCACCAGATAAACTGGGGCCTAATTACAGGTGA
- the LOC127654780 gene encoding glutamic acid-rich protein-like isoform X20, producing the protein MAVTNFIMFYITCVSFVQDFVFCEVFGENGKQMTLTPNIHGMPVEIMWKHNSNIIMDYDQRVVNEYGSFKGRVVLDFETGQLTITKLNIQDSGQYQSEILIAGQAQKSEHTLIVLDAMPEPTVTCEVDKTSDLKTLLCSVDSQTQPSYEWNGPNFSGRHGPKLSVAKQEENQDSVFTCTVKNKVSSKSTEFTLKDCHKGRAAAAVNAPVLTVILLLIVTLLILLALSFNKRRKEKLARRSDPEKMHCDYGERHNLLRELITEDIPGSSDATIPCHSRLTSPKESIAVKHWEQIQIHHDIPSENIVEIEGETHVKGKHFLQEQNRKCTVGTPRDSCQPVEKQNSGKIEMVNILHQSPESTVTERNKEDTENEVKERDKNENSQNELKAKESNCSKPDETDKEKNERNEPLKNPEEFSDIRMNQDLELDQSEQVQKQKKKEGRQIMEKNDEKREKSSEQQDESLGNKKNKATTNNEDVLTPGEKKEEENEERTEDLNHEEKKEEKEERTEELNHGETKEEEKEERTEGVNHGERKEENEERTEEVNHREKEERTEEVNHGEKEEEEEERTEEVKHGEKQERTEELNHGETKEEKEEKTEEVNHGEKKEEKEEVNHGEKKEEKGRTEEVNHGEKKEEKEEVNHGEKKEEKEERTEEVNHGEKKEEKEEVNHGEKKEEKGRTEEVNHGEKKEEKEGRTEEVNHGEKKEKEERTEEVNHGEKKEEEKEERTEEVNHGEKKEENKERTEEVNHGEKKEKEERTEEVNHGEKKEEEKEERTEEVKHGEKQEEEKEERTEEVNHGEKKEEEKEERTEEVNHEEKKEEKEERTEEIKHGEKQEEKEERTEEVNHGEKKEEEKEERTEEVNHGEKKEEEKEERTEEVNHGEKKEEEKEERTEEVNHGEKKEEEKEERTEEVNHGEKKEEKEEVNHGEKKEEKEERTEEVNHGEKKEEEKEERTEEVNHGEKKEEKEERTEEVNHGEKKEEKEERTEEVNHGEKKEEEKEERTEEVNHGEKKEEKEERTEEVNHGEKEERKEEVNHGEKKEEKEERTEEVNHGEKKEEKEEVNHGEKKEEKEERTEEVNHGEKKEEEKEERTEEVNHGEKKEEKEERTEEVNHGEKKEEEKEERTEEVNHGEKNGDSPDKLGPNYR; encoded by the exons ATGCTATGCCAGAGCCAACAGTGACATGTGAAGTGGACAAAACTTCAGATTTAAAAACTCTGCTATGTTCAGTGGACTCGCAGACTCAGCCAAGCTATGAATGGAATGGACCAAATTTTTCTGGTCGTCATGGGCCAAAACTTTCTGTTGCCAAACAGGAAGAGAACCAGGACTCAGTCTTTACTTGCACTGTGAAGAACAAAGTGAGCAGCAAAAGCACAGAATTCACTTTGAAAGACTGCCACAAAG GCAGAGCAGCAGCTGCGGTGAACGCTCCGGTTCTTACAGTCATACTTCTCCTCATTGTCACTCTACTCATATTGCTTGCTTTGTCCTTCAACAAGCGGAGAAAGGAAAAGT TAGCAAGGAGGTCTGACCcagagaaaatgcactgtgactatG GTGAACGCCATAACCTTTTGAGAGAACTCATAACGGAGGATATACCAg GTTCATCTGATGCCACAATACCTTGTCACTCCAGACTTACTTCACCAAAAGAGTCCATTGCTGTGAAACACTGGGAGCAGATACAGATTCATCATGACATCCCCTCAGAGAATATAGTTGAAATTGAGGGAGAAACGCATGTGAAGGGAAAACATTTTTTGCAGGAACAAAATCGAAAATGCACTGTTGGCACACCGAGGGACTCTTGTCAACCAGTGGAGAAACAAAACTCTGGAAAAATTGAGATGGTAAATATTCTGCATCAGAGTCCAGAATCTACTGTTACTGAAAGAAACAAAGAGGACACAGAAAATGAAGTAAAAGAACGAGACAAAAATGAAAACAGTCAAAATGAACTTAAAGCAAAAGAAAGCAATTGTAGCAAACCCGATGAAACTGACAAAGAAAAGAATGAGAGAAATGAACCCTTAAAAAACCCTGAAGAATTCAGTGATATCAGGATGAACCAGGATTTGGAACTAGATCAGAGCGAACAAGttcagaaacaaaagaagaaagaggGAAGACAGATAATGGAAAAGAATGATGAAAAGAGGGAAAAGTCATCTGAGCAGCAAGATGAGAGTCTGGGAAATAAGAAAAACAAAGCTACGACTAATAATGAGGATGTCCTCACACCAGGAGAGAAAAAGGAGGAGGAGAATGAAGAGAGAACAGAAGATTTAAATCATGAAGagaaaaaagaggagaaagaagagAGAACAGAAGAGTTAAACCATGGAGAGACaaaagaggaggagaaagaagagagaacagaaggggtaaaccatggagagagaaaagaggagaaCGAAGAGAGAACAGAAGAGGTAAACCATagagagaaagaagagagaacagaagaggtaaaccatggagagaaagaagaggaggaagaagagagaaCAGAAGAGGTAAAACATGGAGAGAAACAAGAGAGAACAGAAGAGTTAAACCATGGAGAGAcaaaagaggagaaagaagagaaaacagaagaggtaaaccatggagagaaaaaagaggagaaagaagaggtaaaccatggagagaaaaaagaggagaaagggagaacAGAAGAGGTAAaccatggagagaaaaaagaggagaaagaagaggtaaaccatggagagaaaaaagaggagaaagaagagagaacagaagaggtaaaccatggagagaaaaaagaggagaaagaagaggtaaaccatggagagaaaaaagaggagaaagggagaacAGAAGAGGTAAaccatggagagaaaaaagaggagaaagaaggTAGAACAGAAGAGGTAAaccatggagagaaaaaagagaaagaagagagaacagaagaggtaaaccatggagagaaaaaagaggaggagaaagaagagagaacagaagag gtaaaccatggagagaaaaaagaggagaacaaagagagaacagaagaggtaaaccatggagagaaaaaagagaaagaagagagaacagaagaggtaaaccatggagagaaaaaagaggaggagaaagaagagagaacagaagaggtaaaacatggagagaaacaagaggaggagaaagaagagagaacagaagaggtaaaccatggagagaaaaaagaggaggagaaagaagagagaacagaagag GTAAACCATGAAGagaaaaaagaggagaaagaagagagaacagaagagataaaacatggagagaaacaagaggagaaagaagagagaacagaagag GTAAaccatggagagaaaaaagaggaggagaaagaagagagaacagaagaggtaaaccatggagagaaaaaagaggaggagaaagaagagagaacagaagag gtaaaccatggagagaaaaaagaggaggagaaagaagagagaacagaagaggtaaaccatggagagaaaaaagaggaggagaaagaagagagaacagaagaggtaaaccatggagagaaaaaagaggagaaagaagaggtaaaccatggagagaaaaaagaggagaaagaagagagaacagaagaggtaaaccatggagagaaaaaagaggaggagaaagaagagagaacagaagaggtaaaccatggagagaaaaaagaggagaaagaagagagaacagaagaggtaaaccatggagagaaaaaagaggagaaagaagagagaacagaagaggtaaaccatggagaaaaaaaagaggaggagaaagaagagagaacagaagaggtaaaccatggagagaaaaaagaggagaaagaagagAGAACAGAAGAG gtaaaccatggagagaaagaagagagaaaagaagaggtaaaccatggagagaaaaaagaggagaaagaagagagaacagaagaggtaaaccatggagagaaaaaagaggagaaagaagaggtaaaccatggagagaaaaaagaggagaaagaagagagaacagaagaggtaaaccatggagagaaaaaagaggaggagaaagaagagagaacagaagaggtaaaccatggagagaaaaaagaggagaaagaagagagaacagaagaggtaaaccatggagaaaaaaaagaggaggagaaagaagagAGAACAGAAGAGGTAAACCATGGAGAGAAAAATGGAG ATTCACCAGATAAACTGGGGCCTAATTACAGGTGA
- the LOC127654780 gene encoding glutamic acid-rich protein-like isoform X21, whose translation MAVTNFIMFYITCVSFVQDFVFCEVFGENGKQMTLTPNIHGMPVEIMWKHNSNIIMDYDQRVVNEYGSFKGRVVLDFETGQLTITKLNIQDSGQYQSEILIAGQAQKSEHTLIVLDAMPEPTVTCEVDKTSDLKTLLCSVDSQTQPSYEWNGPNFSGRHGPKLSVAKQEENQDSVFTCTVKNKVSSKSTEFTLKDCHKGRAAAAVNAPVLTVILLLIVTLLILLALSFNKRRKEKLARRSDPEKMHCDYGERHNLLRELITEDIPGSSDATIPCHSRLTSPKESIAVKHWEQIQIHHDIPSENIVEIEGETHVKGKHFLQEQNRKCTVGTPRDSCQPVEKQNSGKIEMVNILHQSPESTVTERNKEDTENEVKERDKNENSQNELKAKESNCSKPDETDKEKNERNEPLKNPEEFSDIRMNQDLELDQSEQVQKQKKKEGRQIMEKNDEKREKSSEQQDESLGNKKNKATTNNEDVLTPGEKKEEENEERTEDLNHEEKKEEKEERTEELNHGETKEEEKEERTEGVNHGERKEENEERTEEVNHREKEERTEEVNHGEKEEEEEERTEEVKHGEKQERTEELNHGETKEEKEEKTEEVNHGEKKEEKEEVNHGEKKEEKGRTEEVNHGEKKEEKEEVNHGEKKEEKEERTEEVNHGEKKEEKEEVNHGEKKEEKGRTEEVNHGEKKEEKEGRTEEVNHGEKKEKEERTEEVNHGEKKEEEKEERTEEVNHGEKKEENKERTEEVNHGEKKEKEERTEEVNHGEKKEEEKEERTEEVKHGEKQEEEKEERTEEVNHGEKKEEEKEERTEEVNHGEKKEEKEERTEEIKHGEKQEEKEEGTEEVKHGEKQEEEKEERTEEVNHGEKKEEEKEERTEEVNHGEKKEEEKEERTEEVNHGEKKEEEKEERTEEVNHGEKKEEKEEVNHGEKKEEKEERTEEVNHGEKKEEEKEERTEEVNHGEKKEEKEERTEEVNHGEKKEEKEERTEEVNHGEKKEEEKEERTEEVNHGEKKEEKEERTEEVNHGEKEERKEEVNHGEKKEEKEERTEEVNHGEKKEEKEEVNHGEKKEEKEERTEEVNHGEKKEEEKEERTEEVNHGEKKEEKEERTEEVNHGEKKEEEKEERTEEVNHGEKNGDSPDKLGPNYR comes from the exons ATGCTATGCCAGAGCCAACAGTGACATGTGAAGTGGACAAAACTTCAGATTTAAAAACTCTGCTATGTTCAGTGGACTCGCAGACTCAGCCAAGCTATGAATGGAATGGACCAAATTTTTCTGGTCGTCATGGGCCAAAACTTTCTGTTGCCAAACAGGAAGAGAACCAGGACTCAGTCTTTACTTGCACTGTGAAGAACAAAGTGAGCAGCAAAAGCACAGAATTCACTTTGAAAGACTGCCACAAAG GCAGAGCAGCAGCTGCGGTGAACGCTCCGGTTCTTACAGTCATACTTCTCCTCATTGTCACTCTACTCATATTGCTTGCTTTGTCCTTCAACAAGCGGAGAAAGGAAAAGT TAGCAAGGAGGTCTGACCcagagaaaatgcactgtgactatG GTGAACGCCATAACCTTTTGAGAGAACTCATAACGGAGGATATACCAg GTTCATCTGATGCCACAATACCTTGTCACTCCAGACTTACTTCACCAAAAGAGTCCATTGCTGTGAAACACTGGGAGCAGATACAGATTCATCATGACATCCCCTCAGAGAATATAGTTGAAATTGAGGGAGAAACGCATGTGAAGGGAAAACATTTTTTGCAGGAACAAAATCGAAAATGCACTGTTGGCACACCGAGGGACTCTTGTCAACCAGTGGAGAAACAAAACTCTGGAAAAATTGAGATGGTAAATATTCTGCATCAGAGTCCAGAATCTACTGTTACTGAAAGAAACAAAGAGGACACAGAAAATGAAGTAAAAGAACGAGACAAAAATGAAAACAGTCAAAATGAACTTAAAGCAAAAGAAAGCAATTGTAGCAAACCCGATGAAACTGACAAAGAAAAGAATGAGAGAAATGAACCCTTAAAAAACCCTGAAGAATTCAGTGATATCAGGATGAACCAGGATTTGGAACTAGATCAGAGCGAACAAGttcagaaacaaaagaagaaagaggGAAGACAGATAATGGAAAAGAATGATGAAAAGAGGGAAAAGTCATCTGAGCAGCAAGATGAGAGTCTGGGAAATAAGAAAAACAAAGCTACGACTAATAATGAGGATGTCCTCACACCAGGAGAGAAAAAGGAGGAGGAGAATGAAGAGAGAACAGAAGATTTAAATCATGAAGagaaaaaagaggagaaagaagagAGAACAGAAGAGTTAAACCATGGAGAGACaaaagaggaggagaaagaagagagaacagaaggggtaaaccatggagagagaaaagaggagaaCGAAGAGAGAACAGAAGAGGTAAACCATagagagaaagaagagagaacagaagaggtaaaccatggagagaaagaagaggaggaagaagagagaaCAGAAGAGGTAAAACATGGAGAGAAACAAGAGAGAACAGAAGAGTTAAACCATGGAGAGAcaaaagaggagaaagaagagaaaacagaagaggtaaaccatggagagaaaaaagaggagaaagaagaggtaaaccatggagagaaaaaagaggagaaagggagaacAGAAGAGGTAAaccatggagagaaaaaagaggagaaagaagaggtaaaccatggagagaaaaaagaggagaaagaagagagaacagaagaggtaaaccatggagagaaaaaagaggagaaagaagaggtaaaccatggagagaaaaaagaggagaaagggagaacAGAAGAGGTAAaccatggagagaaaaaagaggagaaagaaggTAGAACAGAAGAGGTAAaccatggagagaaaaaagagaaagaagagagaacagaagaggtaaaccatggagagaaaaaagaggaggagaaagaagagagaacagaagag gtaaaccatggagagaaaaaagaggagaacaaagagagaacagaagaggtaaaccatggagagaaaaaagagaaagaagagagaacagaagaggtaaaccatggagagaaaaaagaggaggagaaagaagagagaacagaagaggtaaaacatggagagaaacaagaggaggagaaagaagagagaacagaagaggtaaaccatggagagaaaaaagaggaggagaaagaagagagaacagaagaggtaaaccatggagagaaaaaagaggagaaagaagagAGAACAGAAGAGATAAAACATGGAGAGAAACAAGAGGAGAAAGAAGAGGGAACAGAAGAGGTAAAACATGGAGAGAAAcaagaggaggagaaagaagagAGAACAGAAGAG gtaaaccatggagagaaaaaagaggaggagaaagaagagagaacagaagag gtaaaccatggagagaaaaaagaggaggagaaagaagagagaacagaagaggtaaaccatggagagaaaaaagaggaggagaaagaagagagaacagaagaggtaaaccatggagagaaaaaagaggagaaagaagaggtaaaccatggagagaaaaaagaggagaaagaagagagaacagaagaggtaaaccatggagagaaaaaagaggaggagaaagaagagagaacagaagaggtaaaccatggagagaaaaaagaggagaaagaagagagaacagaagaggtaaaccatggagagaaaaaagaggagaaagaagagagaacagaagaggtaaaccatggagaaaaaaaagaggaggagaaagaagagagaacagaagaggtaaaccatggagagaaaaaagaggagaaagaagagAGAACAGAAGAG gtaaaccatggagagaaagaagagagaaaagaagaggtaaaccatggagagaaaaaagaggagaaagaagagagaacagaagaggtaaaccatggagagaaaaaagaggagaaagaagaggtaaaccatggagagaaaaaagaggagaaagaagagagaacagaagaggtaaaccatggagagaaaaaagaggaggagaaagaagagagaacagaagaggtaaaccatggagagaaaaaagaggagaaagaagagagaacagaagaggtaaaccatggagaaaaaaaagaggaggagaaagaagagAGAACAGAAGAGGTAAACCATGGAGAGAAAAATGGAG ATTCACCAGATAAACTGGGGCCTAATTACAGGTGA